In the Streptomyces sp. BHT-5-2 genome, one interval contains:
- a CDS encoding type II secretion system F family protein: MSPDVVHRLGMAVLVAVAVWCAVALGRLVHRERVVRRRVPVVLEGAVGSLYGREEGLHARVRRVVRGRLKGRGAAQRDALGGGRLTEWGGPLVAAGCVAVLLGGVTGVLMGPAVGWGAYRWLRWQRATAADRSSAAQVAAELAPAGDLLAACLASGAGPREAAEAVGRSLDGAVAERLRHIAAELRLGGEPAAVWPRLAELPGAEALARCMERAGISGAPAVEPASRVAAELRAEWGRTAAARARRAGVLVTLPLSGCFLPAFLVLGLAPVLIGLASGLMGGDGMG; this comes from the coding sequence GTGAGTCCGGATGTTGTCCACAGGCTGGGGATGGCGGTGCTGGTCGCCGTGGCCGTGTGGTGTGCGGTGGCGCTGGGACGGTTGGTGCACCGGGAGCGTGTCGTACGACGGCGGGTGCCGGTCGTCCTGGAGGGGGCCGTAGGCAGTCTGTACGGCAGGGAGGAGGGCCTGCACGCACGGGTGCGGCGGGTTGTCCGCGGCCGGCTCAAGGGGCGGGGAGCGGCCCAACGGGACGCCCTCGGCGGTGGCCGGCTGACGGAATGGGGCGGCCCTTTGGTGGCGGCCGGGTGCGTGGCCGTCCTCCTGGGCGGCGTCACCGGGGTGCTGATGGGGCCGGCCGTCGGCTGGGGCGCGTACCGCTGGCTGCGGTGGCAGCGGGCCACGGCGGCCGACCGGTCCTCGGCGGCACAGGTCGCCGCCGAACTGGCCCCGGCCGGCGATCTGCTGGCGGCCTGTCTGGCGTCCGGTGCCGGGCCCCGGGAGGCGGCCGAGGCGGTGGGCCGCTCCCTGGACGGGGCGGTCGCCGAACGTCTGCGCCACATCGCGGCGGAACTGCGCCTGGGTGGTGAACCGGCCGCCGTATGGCCACGGTTGGCGGAACTCCCCGGAGCCGAGGCACTGGCGCGCTGCATGGAGCGCGCGGGCATATCGGGAGCTCCCGCCGTCGAGCCGGCCTCCCGGGTCGCGGCCGAACTGCGTGCCGAATGGGGCCGGACCGCGGCCGCGCGGGCCAGGAGGGCAGGGGTGCTCGTCACCCTCCCGTTGTCCGGATGCTTCCTGCCGGCCTTCCTGGTGCTCGGGCTGGCACCGGTCCTGATCGGCCTGGCGAGCGGACTGATGGGGGGTGACGGGATGGGCTGA
- a CDS encoding DUF4244 domain-containing protein, which produces MFGRWWARVRAAGADRGMSTAEYAVGTLAACAFAAVLYKVVTSGPVAAALRSLLQRALDVQF; this is translated from the coding sequence ATGTTCGGTCGATGGTGGGCGCGGGTGCGCGCGGCAGGGGCGGACCGCGGGATGAGCACCGCGGAGTACGCGGTGGGCACGCTGGCGGCGTGCGCGTTCGCGGCGGTGCTCTACAAGGTGGTGACGAGCGGGCCGGTGGCCGCGGCGCTGCGGTCTCTGCTCCAGAGGGCGCTCGATGTGCAGTTCTGA
- a CDS encoding TadE family type IV pilus minor pilin: MCSSEGRGRARAARTGAGPPGGRGARDGGFVTAEAAVVLPVLVAVAAALIWGLLAACARIACVDAARAGARAAARQEPPAQALAAARGAAPRGARITVAREGDLVRVRVEAALPGAGRLPVRVEGEAVALAEETVR; this comes from the coding sequence ATGTGCAGTTCTGAGGGACGAGGACGGGCCCGTGCCGCGCGTACCGGTGCGGGCCCACCGGGCGGGCGCGGAGCCCGGGACGGCGGGTTCGTGACGGCCGAGGCGGCGGTGGTGCTGCCGGTGCTGGTGGCGGTCGCGGCGGCGCTGATCTGGGGGTTGCTGGCCGCCTGTGCACGGATCGCCTGTGTGGACGCCGCGCGGGCCGGAGCCCGTGCGGCGGCCCGCCAGGAGCCACCGGCGCAGGCGCTCGCCGCGGCCCGTGGGGCGGCGCCCCGGGGCGCGCGGATCACGGTGGCGCGTGAGGGCGACCTGGTGCGTGTACGGGTCGAGGCCGCACTGCCCGGGGCCGGTCGGCTGCCGGTGCGGGTCGAGGGAGAGGCGGTGGCCCTTGCGGAGGAAACGGTGCGGTGA
- a CDS encoding DEAD/DEAH box helicase, which translates to MASNRLPPDPGARTSPGMILDRLARGATRAARITHTEHLPPRIGTHADWPAQIRPEVIGAIRSAGIERPWAHQARTSEHALRGESVVVATGTASGKSLAYMAPVLSTLLDGSEAPNGRGATALYLAPTKALAADQRRAVRELAAPLGTAVRPAVYDGDTPVEEREWVRQYANYVLTNPDMLHRGILPAHARWSSFLRALRYVVIDECHSYRGVFGSHVAQVVRRLRRVCARYGSEPVFLLASATAAEPAQAASRLTGLPVAEITEDTSPRGELVFALWEPPLTELHGEQGAPVRRTATAETADLLTDLAVQGVRTVAFVRSRRGAELIALIAQERLAEVDRSLPARIAAYRGGYLPEERRALERALHSGELLGLAATTALELGVDVSGLDAVVIAGYPGTRASLWQQAGRAGRAGQGALAVLVARDDPLDTYLVHHPEALFDQPVESTVLDPDNPYVLAPHLCAAASELPLTEADFGLFGPETEGLLPQLESAALLRRRATAWYWTRRERAADLTDIRGQGGSPVQIVEAGTGRLLGTVDAAAAHTTVHEGAVHLHQGRSYLVRHLDLEDDVALVEEANPPYSTTARDTTAISILETDTEVPWGDARLCFGSVEVTNQVVSFLRRKLISGEVLGETKLDLPPRTLRTRAVWWTVTEDQLDAARVNPQQLGGALHAAEHASIGMLPLFATCDRWDIGGVSVPLHPDTLLPTVFVYDGHPGGAGFAERAFHTAADWLAATRSAIAACECEAGCPSCIQSPKCGNGNDPLHKRGAIRLLGELLRGAPGS; encoded by the coding sequence ATGGCCTCCAATCGACTCCCGCCGGATCCGGGCGCGCGCACTTCCCCAGGCATGATTCTCGACCGTCTGGCCCGGGGCGCGACCCGCGCTGCGCGCATCACTCATACGGAGCACTTGCCCCCGCGGATCGGCACCCATGCCGACTGGCCGGCACAGATCCGGCCTGAAGTGATCGGCGCCATCCGTTCGGCCGGAATCGAGCGCCCCTGGGCCCACCAGGCACGGACATCCGAACACGCACTGCGCGGCGAGTCGGTCGTGGTCGCCACCGGCACCGCCTCGGGCAAGTCGCTGGCCTACATGGCACCCGTGCTCTCCACCCTCCTGGACGGGTCCGAGGCGCCCAACGGCCGGGGGGCCACGGCCCTGTACCTGGCGCCCACCAAGGCCCTGGCAGCCGACCAGCGGCGGGCCGTGCGCGAACTGGCCGCACCGCTCGGCACCGCCGTCCGGCCGGCCGTCTACGACGGGGACACCCCGGTCGAGGAGCGCGAGTGGGTCCGCCAGTACGCCAACTACGTGCTGACCAACCCGGACATGCTGCACCGCGGCATCCTCCCGGCCCACGCCCGCTGGTCCTCCTTCCTGCGTGCACTGCGCTACGTCGTCATCGACGAATGCCACAGCTACCGCGGCGTCTTCGGCTCCCATGTCGCCCAGGTCGTCCGCCGGCTGCGCCGGGTCTGCGCCCGCTACGGCTCCGAGCCGGTCTTCCTGCTGGCCTCGGCCACCGCCGCGGAGCCGGCGCAGGCCGCGTCCCGGCTCACCGGGCTGCCGGTGGCCGAGATCACGGAGGACACCTCGCCGCGCGGCGAGTTGGTCTTCGCGCTGTGGGAGCCGCCGCTGACCGAACTCCACGGCGAACAGGGCGCCCCGGTCCGCCGCACCGCGACCGCCGAGACCGCCGATCTGCTCACCGATCTCGCCGTCCAGGGCGTGCGCACGGTCGCCTTCGTCCGCTCCCGGCGCGGCGCCGAACTGATCGCCCTGATCGCCCAGGAACGGCTCGCGGAGGTGGACCGCTCGCTGCCCGCGCGGATCGCCGCGTACCGGGGCGGCTATCTGCCCGAGGAGCGCCGGGCCCTCGAACGCGCCCTGCACAGCGGCGAGCTCCTGGGCCTGGCCGCCACCACCGCGCTGGAACTGGGCGTGGACGTCTCCGGCCTGGACGCCGTGGTCATCGCGGGCTATCCGGGCACCCGTGCGTCCCTGTGGCAGCAGGCCGGCCGGGCGGGCCGTGCCGGGCAGGGGGCGCTCGCCGTCCTGGTGGCCCGCGACGATCCACTGGACACCTATCTCGTCCACCATCCCGAGGCGCTGTTCGACCAGCCCGTCGAATCGACCGTGCTCGACCCGGACAACCCGTACGTACTCGCCCCGCACCTGTGCGCGGCCGCCTCCGAACTTCCGCTCACCGAGGCCGACTTCGGGCTCTTCGGCCCGGAGACGGAGGGGCTGCTGCCCCAGCTGGAGTCCGCCGCTCTGCTGCGCCGGCGGGCCACCGCCTGGTACTGGACGCGCCGCGAGCGGGCCGCCGACCTCACCGACATCCGCGGCCAGGGCGGCTCGCCCGTCCAGATCGTGGAGGCCGGCACCGGGCGGCTGCTGGGCACCGTCGACGCCGCGGCGGCGCACACCACCGTCCACGAGGGGGCCGTCCACCTCCACCAGGGCCGCAGCTATCTCGTCCGGCACCTGGACCTGGAGGACGACGTCGCCCTCGTGGAGGAGGCCAATCCCCCGTATTCCACGACCGCCCGCGACACCACCGCGATCTCCATCCTGGAGACCGACACCGAGGTCCCCTGGGGCGACGCCCGGCTCTGCTTCGGCTCCGTCGAGGTCACCAATCAGGTCGTCTCCTTCCTGCGCCGGAAACTGATCAGCGGGGAGGTGCTGGGCGAGACCAAGCTCGACCTGCCGCCCCGTACGCTGCGCACGCGCGCGGTGTGGTGGACGGTCACCGAGGACCAGCTCGACGCCGCCCGGGTCAACCCCCAGCAGCTGGGCGGTGCCCTGCACGCCGCCGAGCACGCCTCCATCGGGATGCTGCCGCTCTTCGCCACCTGCGACCGCTGGGACATCGGCGGTGTCTCCGTCCCGCTGCACCCGGACACCCTGCTGCCGACGGTCTTCGTCTACGACGGCCACCCGGGCGGCGCGGGCTTCGCCGAACGCGCCTTCCACACGGCCGCCGACTGGCTCGCCGCCACCCGCAGCGCCATCGCGGCCTGCGAGTGCGAGGCCGGCTGCCCGTCCTGCATCCAGTCCCCCAAGTGCGGCAACGGCAACGACCCGCTCCACAAACGGGGCGCCATCCGGCTGCTCGGCGAGCTGCTGCGCGGGGCGCCGGGCAGCTGA
- the bldG gene encoding anti-sigma factor antagonist BldG, whose translation MDLSLSTRTVGDRTVVEVGGEIDVYTAPKLREQLVELVNDGSYHLVVDMERVDFLDSTGLGVLVGGLKRVRAHEGSLRLVCNQERILKIFRITGLTKVFPIHTSVDEAVAATD comes from the coding sequence GTGGACCTGTCCCTGTCGACCCGGACCGTTGGCGACCGTACGGTCGTCGAGGTCGGTGGCGAGATTGATGTATACACCGCGCCCAAGCTGCGGGAGCAGCTGGTCGAGCTTGTGAACGACGGAAGCTACCACCTCGTGGTGGACATGGAACGTGTCGACTTCCTGGACTCCACAGGGCTCGGCGTCCTGGTCGGCGGGCTCAAGCGGGTGCGTGCCCACGAGGGCTCGCTGCGCCTGGTCTGCAATCAGGAGCGCATTCTCAAGATCTTCCGTATCACCGGTCTGACCAAGGTGTTCCCGATCCACACCTCGGTCGACGAAGCCGTCGCAGCCACTGACTGA
- a CDS encoding ATP-binding protein encodes MATVELRFSALPEHVRTARLVAAAVARRAGVDEAVLDEVRLAVGEACSRAVGLHESHGIAAPVRVVLIEDEKKFSIEVGDEVPGAGAAAAGGADAEGVGESDAEGEDEMGLAVISGLVDDVEVTSGEDGGRIRMSWPAHPAPVVLP; translated from the coding sequence ATGGCCACCGTCGAACTTCGCTTCAGCGCCCTTCCCGAGCACGTCCGGACCGCGCGTCTGGTCGCGGCTGCCGTGGCACGGCGCGCGGGGGTGGACGAGGCCGTGCTGGACGAGGTGCGGCTCGCCGTCGGCGAGGCGTGCAGCCGGGCCGTGGGGCTGCACGAGAGCCATGGCATCGCGGCCCCGGTGCGGGTGGTGCTGATCGAGGACGAGAAGAAGTTCTCGATCGAGGTCGGCGACGAGGTGCCGGGCGCCGGCGCGGCTGCCGCGGGCGGTGCCGACGCCGAGGGCGTCGGGGAGAGCGACGCCGAGGGCGAGGACGAGATGGGCCTCGCGGTCATCAGCGGGCTCGTCGACGACGTCGAGGTGACCTCCGGCGAGGACGGCGGCCGCATCCGGATGAGCTGGCCCGCGCACCCGGCTCCGGTCGTCCTGCCGTAG
- a CDS encoding sodium-translocating pyrophosphatase — MAGPYTPQLMDTPTVLAAPSLTADNRGIVLVIAVVALAALAVAAVLVRQVLAAGEGTDSMKKIAAAVQEGANAYLARQLRTLGAFAVVVFFLLMLLPADNWSQRAGRSAFFLIGAAFSAATGYIGMWLAVRSNVRVAAAAREATPEEGAAEQTDLTAVAHKAMKIAFRTGGVVGMFTVGLGLLGASCVVLVYAVDAPKVLEGFGLGAALIAMFMRVGGGIFTKAADVGADLVGKVEQGIPEDDPRNAATIADNVGDNVGDCAGMAADLFESYAVTLVAALILGTAAFGDAGLAFPLLVPAIGVLTAMIGIFVVAPRRRDRSGMTAINRGFFVSAGISLVLVAAAVFTYLPSRYQDLSGVSDPEILGRSGDPRILALVAVAVGIVLAALIQQLTGYFTETNRRPVRDIGKTSLTGPATVVLSGISIGLESAVYSAVLIGLAVYGAFLLGGASITLALFAVALAGTGLLTTVGVIVAMDTFGPVSDNAQGIAEMSGDVAGDGAQVLTDLDAVGNTTKAITKGIAIATAVLAASALFGSYRDAIANAVREVGHVAGGLSLSLDISQPNNLVGLILGASVVFLFSGLAINAVSRSAGAVVFEVRRQFRERPGIMDYTEKPEYGRVVDICTKDALRELATPGLLAVLTPIAVGFSLGVGALGSFLAGAIGTGTLMAVFLANSGGAWDNAKKLVEDGHHGGKGSEAHAATVIGDTVGDPFKDTAGPAINPLLKVMNLVALLIAPAVVKFSYGPDKSLGVRVAAAVLALTVIVGAVYLSKRRGIAVGDEGNNSEDPENVAKSTETAVAS, encoded by the coding sequence ATGGCGGGGCCTTACACCCCTCAGTTGATGGACACCCCCACTGTTCTGGCCGCACCCTCGCTCACCGCGGACAACCGCGGCATCGTGCTGGTGATCGCCGTCGTCGCCCTCGCCGCCCTGGCGGTCGCGGCGGTGCTGGTACGCCAGGTGCTCGCGGCCGGTGAGGGAACCGACAGTATGAAGAAGATCGCGGCGGCGGTGCAGGAAGGCGCGAATGCCTACCTGGCACGGCAGTTGCGGACCCTCGGTGCATTCGCCGTCGTCGTGTTCTTCCTGCTCATGTTGCTGCCCGCGGACAATTGGTCGCAGCGGGCCGGACGCAGCGCCTTCTTCTTGATCGGCGCGGCATTCTCGGCGGCCACCGGCTATATCGGCATGTGGCTCGCGGTGCGCAGCAATGTGCGTGTGGCGGCTGCGGCCAGGGAAGCCACTCCGGAAGAAGGCGCGGCAGAGCAGACGGACCTTACGGCGGTCGCCCACAAAGCGATGAAGATCGCTTTCCGTACCGGTGGCGTCGTCGGCATGTTCACCGTGGGCCTCGGCCTGCTCGGTGCGTCCTGTGTGGTGCTCGTCTACGCGGTGGACGCGCCGAAGGTGCTGGAGGGCTTCGGCCTCGGTGCCGCGCTGATCGCGATGTTCATGAGGGTCGGCGGCGGCATCTTCACCAAGGCCGCGGACGTCGGCGCCGACCTCGTGGGCAAGGTCGAGCAGGGCATCCCGGAGGACGACCCGCGCAACGCCGCCACCATCGCGGACAACGTCGGCGACAACGTGGGCGACTGCGCCGGCATGGCGGCCGACCTCTTCGAGTCGTACGCGGTGACGCTGGTCGCCGCGCTCATCCTGGGCACCGCGGCCTTCGGCGACGCCGGGCTGGCCTTCCCGCTGCTGGTGCCCGCCATCGGCGTGCTCACCGCGATGATCGGCATCTTCGTCGTGGCGCCCCGGCGCCGGGACCGCAGCGGGATGACCGCCATCAACCGCGGCTTTTTCGTCTCCGCGGGCATCTCGCTGGTGCTGGTGGCCGCCGCGGTCTTCACCTACCTGCCGTCCCGCTACCAGGACCTGAGCGGGGTCAGCGACCCGGAGATCCTGGGCCGCAGCGGTGACCCGCGGATCCTGGCGCTGGTCGCGGTCGCCGTCGGCATCGTGCTGGCCGCCCTGATCCAGCAGCTGACCGGCTACTTCACCGAGACCAACCGGCGGCCCGTCCGGGACATCGGCAAGACCTCGCTGACCGGACCGGCCACCGTCGTGCTCTCCGGCATCTCGATCGGCCTGGAGTCGGCGGTCTACTCGGCGGTGCTGATCGGGCTGGCGGTCTACGGGGCGTTCCTGCTCGGCGGGGCCTCCATCACGCTGGCGCTGTTCGCGGTGGCGCTGGCCGGGACCGGCCTGCTGACCACGGTCGGCGTGATCGTGGCGATGGACACCTTCGGCCCGGTCTCCGACAACGCGCAGGGCATCGCCGAGATGTCCGGCGACGTCGCCGGGGACGGCGCGCAGGTGCTCACCGACCTGGACGCGGTGGGCAACACCACCAAGGCCATCACCAAGGGGATCGCCATCGCGACCGCGGTGCTCGCGGCCTCCGCGCTCTTCGGCTCCTACCGGGACGCGATCGCCAACGCCGTCCGGGAGGTCGGCCACGTGGCCGGCGGGCTCAGCCTGAGCCTGGACATCTCGCAGCCGAACAACCTGGTGGGCCTGATCCTCGGAGCCTCGGTCGTCTTCCTGTTCTCCGGGCTGGCGATCAACGCGGTCTCGCGGTCGGCCGGAGCGGTGGTCTTCGAGGTGCGCCGGCAGTTCCGCGAGCGGCCGGGGATCATGGACTACACCGAGAAGCCCGAGTACGGGCGGGTGGTCGACATCTGCACCAAGGACGCGTTGCGCGAACTGGCCACGCCGGGGCTGCTGGCGGTGCTCACACCCATCGCGGTCGGGTTCTCGCTGGGCGTCGGCGCGCTGGGGTCGTTCCTGGCAGGCGCGATCGGCACCGGCACGCTGATGGCGGTCTTCCTCGCCAACTCCGGTGGCGCGTGGGACAACGCCAAGAAGCTGGTCGAGGACGGCCACCACGGCGGCAAGGGCAGCGAGGCGCACGCGGCGACGGTCATCGGCGACACCGTCGGCGACCCGTTCAAGGACACCGCGGGCCCGGCGATCAACCCGCTGCTGAAGGTCATGAACCTCGTCGCGCTGCTCATCGCGCCGGCCGTGGTGAAGTTCTCGTACGGCCCCGACAAGAGCCTCGGCGTGCGCGTCGCGGCCGCCGTGCTGGCGCTCACCGTCATCGTCGGCGCGGTCTACCTCTCCAAGCGGCGCGGAATCGCCGTGGGTGACGAAGGCAACAACTCCGAGGATCCCGAAAACGTCGCCAAATCGACCGAGACGGCCGTGGCGTCCTGA
- a CDS encoding small secreted protein, with product MNKKLVAALSGGAALLLALTGCSEDNTKKLDNWAKSFCDPAQAPFKQIQDANAAMQTADSGNTDSKKVQQTDSAAFQKISDAYGQLAKSLDKAGPPPGEGGADAQKNAVNELNSLSAGYKDLKKQVDGLDTGDKLKFADGLRNLSNGINKLNAKSEQAFKKLEAGDVGKAMARQKGCQNQGGSAGPSAAPSKSA from the coding sequence GTGAACAAGAAGCTTGTGGCTGCCCTGTCCGGCGGTGCCGCACTCCTGCTCGCGCTGACCGGTTGCAGCGAGGACAACACCAAGAAGCTCGACAACTGGGCGAAGTCGTTCTGCGACCCGGCCCAGGCTCCGTTCAAGCAGATCCAGGACGCCAACGCGGCGATGCAGACGGCCGACAGCGGCAACACGGACTCCAAGAAGGTCCAGCAGACCGATTCGGCGGCCTTCCAGAAGATCTCCGACGCCTACGGGCAGCTGGCCAAGTCCCTGGACAAGGCGGGGCCGCCGCCGGGCGAGGGCGGCGCGGACGCCCAGAAGAACGCGGTCAACGAGCTCAACTCGCTCTCCGCGGGCTACAAGGACCTCAAGAAGCAGGTGGACGGCCTCGACACCGGGGACAAGCTGAAGTTCGCCGACGGACTGCGCAACCTCTCCAACGGCATCAACAAGCTCAACGCCAAGAGCGAGCAGGCATTCAAGAAGCTGGAGGCCGGCGACGTGGGCAAGGCGATGGCGCGGCAGAAGGGCTGCCAGAACCAGGGCGGCTCGGCCGGGCCGTCGGCGGCGCCGTCGAAGAGCGCCTAG
- a CDS encoding methyltransferase yields MTTHLPTADAQDPESSARTSRLREALLAADFTADGLLELLGAPAYAALARSETVPALRATRGGGPLETLVRLFLLQRPVPEAQAAAVLPVADCLADGWLVRDGAELRATVDVRPYGGPEGQDWWIVSDLGCAVGGAGGIRGAAAADRAELVLGVGGASTTLAGITARRPVARALDLGTGSGIQALHAAQHATRVTATDLNPRALRITALTLALSGAAPADLREGSLFEPVGEETYDLIVSNPPFVISPGARLTYRDGGMGGDDLCRTLVQQAAAHLNDGGYCQLLANWQHVAGEEWQDRVRSWVPRGCDAWIVQREVQDVAQYAELWLRDGGDHRAGQEEYAARYDAWLDEFEARRTKAVGFGWITLRRSGAAEPAITVEEWPHPVEQPLGEAVLSHFDRQDYLRATDDAALLAGRFRLVDEVVQEQVGLPGAEDPEHVVLRQNRGMRRATKVDTVGAGFAGVCDGTLSAGRILDAIAQLVGEDPVLLRDRTPASIRMLVEQGFLEPVG; encoded by the coding sequence GTGACGACGCACCTCCCCACCGCAGATGCCCAGGACCCCGAGAGCAGCGCCCGCACCAGCCGGCTGCGCGAGGCGCTGCTGGCCGCCGACTTCACCGCCGACGGCCTGCTGGAGCTGCTCGGCGCGCCCGCGTACGCCGCGCTGGCGCGCAGCGAGACCGTTCCCGCGCTGCGCGCGACCCGGGGCGGCGGGCCCCTGGAGACCCTGGTGCGGCTGTTCCTGCTCCAGCGCCCGGTACCCGAGGCGCAGGCGGCCGCGGTGCTGCCGGTGGCCGACTGCCTCGCCGACGGCTGGCTGGTGCGGGACGGCGCCGAGCTGCGCGCCACGGTGGACGTGCGGCCGTACGGCGGCCCCGAGGGGCAGGACTGGTGGATCGTCTCCGACCTCGGCTGCGCGGTCGGCGGGGCCGGCGGCATCCGGGGCGCCGCGGCGGCGGACCGCGCCGAGCTGGTGCTCGGCGTCGGCGGGGCGTCCACGACCCTCGCCGGGATCACCGCCCGCCGCCCGGTCGCCAGGGCGCTCGACCTCGGCACGGGCTCCGGCATCCAGGCGCTGCACGCCGCGCAGCACGCCACCCGGGTCACCGCCACCGACCTCAACCCCCGGGCGCTGCGGATCACCGCGCTGACGTTGGCGCTCTCCGGGGCCGCGCCGGCGGATCTGCGCGAGGGCTCGCTCTTCGAGCCGGTGGGCGAGGAGACCTACGACCTCATCGTCTCCAACCCGCCGTTCGTCATTTCGCCGGGCGCCCGGCTGACCTACCGGGACGGCGGGATGGGCGGCGACGACCTGTGCCGCACCCTCGTCCAGCAGGCCGCCGCCCATCTCAACGACGGCGGGTACTGCCAGCTGCTGGCCAACTGGCAGCACGTGGCGGGCGAGGAGTGGCAGGACCGGGTGCGCTCGTGGGTGCCGCGCGGCTGCGACGCCTGGATCGTGCAGCGGGAGGTGCAGGACGTCGCCCAGTACGCCGAGCTGTGGTTGCGCGACGGCGGCGACCACCGCGCCGGCCAGGAGGAGTACGCCGCGCGGTACGACGCCTGGCTCGACGAGTTCGAGGCGCGCCGGACCAAGGCCGTCGGCTTCGGCTGGATCACGCTGCGCAGGTCCGGCGCCGCGGAGCCGGCCATCACGGTCGAGGAATGGCCGCATCCGGTCGAACAGCCCCTGGGCGAGGCGGTGTTGAGCCACTTCGACCGGCAGGACTACCTGCGGGCCACCGACGACGCGGCGCTGCTGGCCGGGCGCTTCCGGCTGGTCGACGAGGTGGTGCAGGAGCAGGTCGGGCTGCCCGGCGCGGAGGACCCGGAGCATGTGGTGCTCCGTCAGAACCGCGGGATGCGACGGGCCACGAAGGTGGACACGGTGGGCGCCGGCTTCGCGGGCGTCTGCGACGGGACGCTGTCCGCCGGGCGGATCCTGGACGCCATCGCCCAGCTCGTCGGGGAGGACCCGGTGCTGCTGCGGGACCGCACACCGGCCTCGATCCGGATGCTGGTCGAGCAGGGCTTCCTGGAGCCGGTCGGCTGA
- a CDS encoding DUF2752 domain-containing protein: MNPDEPLGTTTPTPPGAPVPPGGPAAVRRRTLRQASLALGTGALGAGYLWHTDPHRSGQLLIPCPFRMLTGLLCPFCGGTRMAYDLMHGDVATAFHDNAVLLVLGAPALAYVLVRWLAAGLRGRRRPLKLTARGNAVVLGIAAVWMIVRNVSGLVG, encoded by the coding sequence GTGAACCCCGACGAGCCCCTGGGCACCACCACCCCGACGCCGCCCGGCGCACCCGTGCCGCCGGGCGGTCCGGCGGCGGTGCGCCGGCGCACCCTGCGCCAGGCGTCCCTCGCGCTCGGCACCGGCGCGCTGGGCGCCGGCTACCTCTGGCACACCGACCCGCACCGCTCCGGGCAGCTGCTGATCCCCTGCCCGTTCCGGATGCTGACCGGGCTGCTCTGCCCCTTCTGCGGCGGCACGCGGATGGCGTACGACCTGATGCACGGCGACGTCGCCACCGCCTTCCACGACAACGCCGTCCTGCTCGTCCTCGGCGCCCCGGCGCTCGCGTACGTGCTGGTGCGCTGGCTGGCCGCCGGGCTGCGCGGGCGGCGCCGTCCGCTGAAGCTGACGGCCCGCGGCAATGCCGTGGTCCTCGGCATCGCCGCGGTGTGGATGATCGTCCGGAACGTCAGCGGCCTCGTCGGCTGA